From a region of the Pseudoclavibacter endophyticus genome:
- a CDS encoding response regulator transcription factor — protein MTRADGSPIRVLLVDDEQSLAQLVSVALSYEGWRVTTASEGNEAIRRFRAERPDVVVLDIMLPDIDGLRVLHRMRELGRHTPTLFLTAKDSVDDRILGLAAGGDDYMTKPFSLEELVIRLRGLLRRVIDEPPAGGELLTVGDLSLDEATYEVRRGDRAIALTATEFELLRYFMKNAEHVLSRAQILDNVWNYDFAGRTSIVDLYVSYLRKKIDFGRPSMLHTIRGVGYALRAAS, from the coding sequence ATGACCCGTGCCGACGGCTCGCCCATCCGCGTGCTGCTCGTCGATGACGAGCAGTCGCTCGCGCAGCTCGTGAGCGTTGCGCTTTCGTACGAGGGGTGGCGCGTCACGACCGCGTCCGAGGGGAATGAGGCCATCAGGCGGTTCCGCGCTGAACGCCCGGACGTGGTCGTGCTCGACATCATGCTTCCCGACATCGACGGCCTGAGGGTGCTGCACCGCATGCGGGAGCTGGGGCGGCACACGCCGACGCTCTTCCTCACGGCCAAGGACTCGGTCGACGACCGCATCCTCGGCCTCGCGGCCGGCGGCGATGACTACATGACGAAGCCGTTCAGTCTCGAGGAACTGGTGATCCGCCTTCGGGGGCTCCTCCGGCGCGTGATCGACGAGCCTCCGGCCGGCGGCGAACTCCTGACGGTCGGCGACCTCAGCCTCGACGAAGCGACCTACGAGGTGCGCCGCGGCGACCGGGCCATCGCGCTCACGGCAACCGAGTTCGAGCTGCTGCGGTACTTCATGAAGAACGCCGAGCACGTGCTCTCCCGCGCCCAGATCCTCGACAACGTGTGGAACTACGACTTCGCGGGACGCACGAGCATCGTCGACCTCTACGTCTCCTATCTCAGGAAGAAGATCGACTTCGGGCGGCCCTCGATGCTCCATACGATCCGTGGCGTCGGCTACGCCCTGCGTGCAGCATCATGA
- a CDS encoding sensor histidine kinase gives MRRFLPKSLRARLTLALVALTTAGLLLLGVATTWVATTAVSSMVDDKLDNSLTSLDRMVEKGHSARPHDRPHKPFVEYTSQAAGSVIAVMVDGAVTDSAVFSDESPAPLSAAAVTAIESQEWSDGERTTFDIPGLGTHLVEVRDNVHGERLIAAVSLADQQTTATWSTLATVIVGLLVLAGMAMATVMIVRFATRPLERVARAADVVSSLPLHSGDVQGIPRLDDRDIDDSTEAGRVAGAMNRMLEHVDAALATRAQTDRRMRQFVTDASHELRTPLASIQGYAELTRQESDVLPPLTEASLARIESEAARMTMLVGDLLLLSRLDEGQGGLRSEPVDLCHLGQVAVNDARTVSPDWRWRTQLPDEPVFVDGDHSAITQIVANLLRNATTHTPEGTRVTLRVRPPRDGTVELVVADSGPGVDPEFEPTLFQRFARNDKSRSRRHGSTGLGLAIVAALVDAHGGSIRYQRGDVTADHVDATTRADDDGTGASFVVCLPVSNDELTESGDRTNSATA, from the coding sequence ATGAGGAGATTTCTGCCGAAGTCGCTTCGGGCGAGGCTCACGCTCGCGCTCGTGGCGCTGACGACCGCGGGCCTGCTGCTCCTCGGCGTCGCGACCACCTGGGTGGCTACGACCGCCGTCTCGAGCATGGTCGACGACAAGCTCGACAACTCGCTGACCAGCCTCGACCGGATGGTCGAGAAGGGGCATTCGGCGCGTCCGCATGACCGGCCCCACAAGCCGTTCGTCGAGTACACCTCGCAGGCAGCCGGCAGTGTCATCGCCGTCATGGTCGACGGCGCCGTCACCGATTCGGCGGTGTTCTCCGATGAGTCGCCTGCCCCGCTCTCCGCCGCCGCGGTCACCGCAATCGAGTCGCAGGAATGGTCGGACGGCGAGCGGACGACCTTCGACATCCCCGGCCTCGGCACGCACCTCGTCGAGGTGCGCGACAACGTGCACGGCGAGCGGCTCATCGCCGCGGTGTCACTCGCCGATCAGCAGACCACCGCAACGTGGTCGACACTGGCCACCGTCATCGTCGGCCTCCTCGTGCTCGCTGGCATGGCGATGGCGACGGTCATGATCGTCCGCTTCGCGACGAGGCCGCTCGAACGGGTCGCGCGGGCGGCCGATGTCGTTTCGTCGCTGCCGCTCCACAGCGGCGATGTCCAAGGCATCCCGAGGCTCGACGACCGCGACATCGACGACAGCACGGAGGCCGGCCGCGTCGCCGGTGCCATGAATCGGATGCTCGAGCACGTCGACGCGGCGCTCGCGACCCGCGCCCAGACCGATCGCAGAATGCGCCAGTTCGTCACCGACGCGAGCCATGAGTTGCGCACGCCCCTCGCCTCGATCCAGGGGTACGCCGAGCTGACACGGCAGGAGAGCGACGTCCTGCCGCCGCTCACGGAGGCCTCGCTCGCCCGCATCGAGTCGGAGGCTGCGCGAATGACGATGCTCGTCGGCGACCTCCTCCTCCTCTCGCGCCTCGACGAGGGACAGGGTGGCCTGCGCTCCGAGCCGGTCGACCTCTGCCACCTCGGTCAGGTCGCCGTGAACGATGCCCGCACCGTCTCACCCGACTGGCGGTGGCGCACGCAGCTCCCCGACGAACCCGTCTTCGTCGACGGCGACCATTCGGCCATCACGCAGATCGTGGCGAACCTGCTTCGCAACGCCACGACGCACACCCCGGAGGGCACGCGGGTGACGCTTCGCGTGCGACCGCCGCGCGACGGCACCGTGGAGCTCGTGGTCGCCGATTCCGGCCCTGGCGTGGATCCCGAGTTCGAACCCACCCTCTTCCAGCGCTTCGCCCGCAACGACAAGTCGCGATCGCGCCGCCACGGCTCCACGGGGCTCGGGCTCGCGATCGTCGCTGCGCTCGTCGACGCCCACGGCGGGTCGATCCGCTACCAGCGCGGCGACGTGACCGCCGACCACGTCGACGCGACTACGCGCGCCGACGACGACGGCACCGGCGCTTCCTTCGTGGTCTGCCTGCCCGTCTCGAACGACGAGCTCACCGAATCCGGCGACCGCACGAACTCGGCCACGGCCTAG
- a CDS encoding DNA gyrase/topoisomerase IV subunit A translates to MSRPPAEPASTPEERIVDIDVSSEMQTSFLEYAYSVIYSRALPDARDGLKPVQRRILYQMREMGLRPDRGHVKSARVVGDVMGRLHPHGDTAIYDALVRLAQPFVQRVRTIDGHGNFGSLDDAPAAPRYTEARLDASAMAMTDDLDEDTVDFIPNYDNSIQQPEVLPAAWPHLLVNGASGIAVGMATNMAPHNLGEVIAGARHLLEHPDATLDEVMAFIPGPDLPSGGIIVGLDGIREAYASGRGAFRTRAAVSIERVTARKQGIVVTELPYLVGTEKVIEKIKDGVQSKKLAGIADVADFTDRTNGMRLVIEIKTGFAPEAVLEQLYRYTPLEDTFHINNVALVDGGPQTLGLLDLLRVYLKHRMSVVRRRSTFRLARRRERLHLVEGLLIAIVDIDEVIQIIRSSDDGAEASTRLQQVFDLSEAQSEYILELRLRRLTKFSRIELEAEADELRRAIAELEALLADETMLRRKVSDELAAVAEQFATPRRTVLTEAAAPATGKQRKSAAPSAEELRQAEAPTRVIMSATGRILRVDVTEPGAPIPAARRRSKHDAIAARIETTVHGSFGIVTNRGRLLRLPVVALPSAPAASVLLSAGVKARDYAGLTDRGERVVGLVPVDGAEPIALVTALGVVKRVVLGDLGKLAEADIITLKQGDEVLAAAVGRDEDELVLVADDAQLLHFPASAVRPQGRPAAGMAGIKLADGARVLAARILSPAETERAEVVTIATSTAALPGTDTGSAKVSPFAEFPAKGRATGGVRAHRFTRGEDRLRLAWVGAEPRAVAADGAVRDLPAGGAKRDGSGAALEASIDALGGPVGDAAALGSDDVVARDDAPGEA, encoded by the coding sequence ATGAGTCGTCCCCCCGCAGAGCCCGCCTCGACCCCCGAGGAGCGCATCGTCGACATCGATGTGTCCTCCGAGATGCAGACATCGTTCCTCGAGTACGCGTATTCGGTCATCTACTCCCGCGCACTGCCCGACGCCCGCGACGGCCTCAAGCCGGTGCAGCGGCGAATCCTGTATCAGATGCGCGAGATGGGCCTGCGGCCCGACCGCGGGCACGTGAAGTCGGCCCGCGTCGTCGGCGATGTCATGGGGCGCCTGCATCCGCACGGCGACACGGCCATCTACGACGCCCTCGTGCGCCTGGCCCAGCCGTTCGTGCAGCGCGTGCGGACGATCGACGGGCACGGCAACTTCGGTTCGCTCGACGACGCTCCTGCGGCGCCGCGATACACCGAGGCGAGGCTCGATGCGTCGGCGATGGCGATGACCGACGACCTCGACGAAGACACGGTCGACTTCATCCCCAACTACGACAACTCCATCCAGCAGCCCGAGGTGCTGCCGGCGGCGTGGCCGCACCTGCTCGTGAATGGGGCGAGCGGCATCGCCGTGGGAATGGCCACGAACATGGCCCCCCACAACCTCGGCGAGGTCATCGCGGGCGCACGTCATCTGCTCGAGCATCCCGACGCGACGCTCGACGAGGTGATGGCCTTCATCCCTGGCCCCGATCTGCCGTCTGGTGGGATCATCGTCGGCCTCGACGGGATCCGGGAGGCGTACGCGTCGGGCCGCGGCGCATTCAGAACCCGCGCCGCCGTGTCGATCGAGCGGGTGACCGCGCGCAAGCAGGGCATCGTCGTCACCGAGCTGCCGTACCTCGTCGGCACCGAGAAGGTGATCGAGAAGATCAAGGACGGGGTGCAGTCAAAGAAGCTCGCGGGCATCGCCGATGTCGCCGACTTCACCGACCGCACGAACGGCATGCGCCTCGTCATCGAGATCAAGACGGGCTTCGCGCCCGAGGCCGTGCTCGAACAGCTGTACCGCTACACGCCCCTCGAGGACACGTTCCACATCAACAATGTGGCGCTCGTCGACGGCGGGCCGCAGACACTCGGCCTTCTCGACCTCCTCCGCGTCTATCTCAAGCACCGGATGAGCGTCGTGCGTCGCCGCAGTACATTCCGGCTCGCGCGCCGGCGCGAGCGACTGCACCTCGTCGAAGGCCTGCTCATCGCGATCGTCGACATCGACGAGGTCATTCAGATCATCCGCAGCTCGGATGACGGTGCGGAGGCGTCGACGCGGCTGCAGCAGGTGTTCGACCTGTCGGAGGCGCAGTCGGAGTACATCCTCGAGTTGCGGCTGCGACGCCTCACGAAGTTCTCCCGGATCGAGCTCGAGGCCGAGGCCGACGAACTCCGTCGGGCGATCGCCGAGCTCGAAGCCCTGCTGGCCGACGAGACGATGCTGCGCCGCAAGGTCAGCGACGAACTTGCAGCGGTTGCCGAGCAGTTCGCCACGCCGCGCCGCACGGTGCTCACCGAGGCGGCCGCCCCCGCCACTGGCAAACAGAGGAAGTCGGCGGCCCCGAGCGCCGAGGAGCTCCGGCAGGCCGAAGCGCCGACGCGCGTCATCATGTCGGCGACCGGCCGGATCCTTCGCGTTGACGTGACCGAGCCCGGCGCCCCCATCCCGGCCGCCCGACGTCGATCAAAGCACGACGCGATCGCCGCCCGCATCGAGACGACCGTGCACGGGTCGTTCGGCATCGTGACGAATCGCGGTCGACTCTTGCGCCTGCCGGTCGTCGCGCTGCCATCCGCGCCGGCGGCGTCCGTGCTGCTGAGCGCCGGTGTGAAGGCGCGCGACTACGCGGGGCTGACCGATCGCGGCGAGCGGGTCGTGGGACTCGTGCCGGTCGACGGCGCCGAGCCGATCGCGCTCGTGACCGCCCTCGGCGTGGTCAAGCGCGTGGTCCTCGGCGACCTCGGCAAGCTTGCTGAGGCCGACATCATCACGTTGAAGCAGGGCGACGAGGTGCTCGCCGCCGCCGTGGGACGCGACGAGGACGAACTCGTGCTGGTCGCCGACGATGCCCAGCTGCTGCACTTCCCTGCTTCGGCGGTGCGGCCGCAGGGTCGACCGGCGGCCGGAATGGCGGGCATCAAGCTCGCCGACGGCGCACGGGTGCTCGCCGCCCGCATCCTGTCACCCGCAGAGACGGAGCGCGCGGAAGTGGTCACGATCGCGACGTCGACGGCCGCGCTGCCCGGCACCGACACGGGCTCGGCGAAGGTATCGCCGTTCGCCGAGTTTCCCGCAAAGGGACGCGCGACGGGGGGCGTTCGAGCGCACCGGTTCACGCGAGGCGAGGACCGGCTGCGGCTTGCCTGGGTGGGCGCCGAGCCCCGCGCGGTCGCGGCCGACGGCGCGGTCCGCGACCTGCCGGCCGGCGGCGCGAAGCGCGACGGGTCCGGGGCGGCGCTGGAGGCGAGTATCGACGCGCTCGGCGGCCCGGTCGGCGACGCCGCCGCCCTCGGCTCGGACGATGTCGTCGCGCGCGACGACGCGCCCGGCGAGGCGTAG